GGTAGCCAAGTGGATAGGCAACGGCAATAAAAGGAAGTGGGTATTCATCGTGCTGAGCACGTATACATAACATGGTCGAGCCCGTTTGAGGGACTGCGGATAGGAGCATCTCTAACCTCTGCTAGAAAGTGCATCGCTGCATCTCAAAGCACATGATGCGATCACCAAATCAGAGCAACGAGATAGAATGCGACATTTGAGACCCTCTCCAGCACCCTCTTATTTATTATAAAAGTGCCTGGTTTTGTCTTCCTTGTTCGAAATAAGGATTTTGTATTCACGGTATTTCTTAAAAAATTAATTGAATATAAGTGGAAAAGACAATGAATACCGAGCACTAGATGCTGCAAAGGCGGCATAGTGTCATGAAGTGGAAAAAATGCCTGGAcgcaagaaggaaggaaggaaggtttggtttatggaggtttaacgtcccaaagaagctctggctatgagggacgccgtagtgaagggttccggaaatttagacctCCTGAGGtgctttaacgcgcactgacatcgcaaagtacatgggcctctagaatttctccatcgaaattcgaccgccgcggccggaaacGAAGCCGCGTccttcggggcagcagccgagcgccataaccattgagccaccgcggcggcaaaggaaggaaagaataaATATTTATTGTAAAGGAAGAAGATTTTGGTTGAAGCAAAGCCGGTGGATCCCGAGTCCAAGACCCTAGTGGCTCCGGCCGATGCCTTGGAGATAGCCATAATCTACAAAGGCGATAGACTCTTTGATGAAGGGGAGAAAACTTCGAGAACTTCTAAATAACTTATTCTGATAAAACTCatttaattattatttattattaatagCACCCACTTTTATTTACGACTATAGAGACAACTTCGGACAAATCAGCAATTTCGGTGAGTTGACCTAAATACCACCTCAGAGTTATCGCAAAAACTAAAACGAGAGCACCGCTCATGTCTCTCTTGTGTTTCTCGTGTCTTCTTCAGTGTTTGCGCAAATTTTTCGGAAATACATTTCCTATTTAAAATTTAATCGGTAATCACTCCGCTGTTTCGTTGGGAGGTAGCAACAAGACGAGACGATTTCGACAGTGGACAATTTTCTCAATATTTCAATGGTTTATGACAAGAAAAAAACGACAGTTGCGAGTTGTCTTTAATAAGATATAAATGGGAAATGGTATGTAAACAAAGATTGCACACGAGATGAAACGCCTAGTGTCTGCGAGTTTCAAAAACTCATTAATCAAGCAAAAACCTGGGCCACTGCCGATCGATGATGGCCTCCTGCTCCACGTAAATCACATCCTATAGCTTGGCTACGATAAGCACTGCGCTGTACGCTTAGTTCAGCCAGCATTCGTACAACCCACCTATCTTGTCGGGAAGTAAATTCCACCCCGTGTCCCATGGGAAGCCCGACTGCTTCATGTTTCGATTGCTGCCAGCGTCAAGATTGCGTGAATGTTTTCACTTTGCGGCATCCACGTCGTTACCTTGCGTCCTTTTTTTGCATCCATTTTATGTTTTCCCTCTTTTCCGATTACTCCTCTTTACATTCTCAGTCCATGGCAGCAAACCAGAACATCATCCTAGCCCTTTCTATCTCTGTCCTATTGGACAATTTCAACGCCTCCACAGGTGGCAGTGCAAACCAAGTGACGTTGTCAATCTTCCTCGAGCGCTGAGGAGGTTTGCAACGTTGAGTGGTTCTTGTTGTTGGTGAAAAATTGTGTCCACGGCGTGCAACTGtctcttggagaacaccttcgctgcactgcacagggttgggggaggggagttaaagggATAGAATACAGAACGGGTCCGGAGGCGGGAAACGGCGGCAAGAGCACGGCACAATGCGGAACGAAGAGCGCGATACACGCGCACGAGAAACTgcgggcgggcacacattgcgaagcgcgcactggtgtgagtcagaagacgcccatgcactcattgaacATAATATGTTTCtgagtgcaggaggaggggaagtggagacaccaaagagtctctggaaagggttGAAATTTCTTGGTTcgcagcaacatttttttttcacaaaacaaTTGAGGCTGAGATACATGTTTTCTAAATAAGGCTCGATAAAACGGTTCAACAAGAAAACAGAAGTGTCTTCGGGAAACAAACGACAGATATTGTTTTATCAACCGAAATAGAAGGTGGCCAAATTTTTGCCAACGAAAGGAAGTATTGAAAACCAGCAGTGCAATGTGAACGCTCTAATGAGTTTGAGGTGATTTCAATACTATGAACAACCAAGTAAATTACATTTTTAATATCTTTATTACGTATTATACAATAAAGATCACCATCGAAGTTTCAAAATGCAATAAAGCCAGTAAACATTTTTTCCAAGAGAAGGGGATCAAACTGCTTTTACAGAAACCTCCACATCACCAGGGACTGCCGTGCTTTCGGCCCAACATAATGCATCACGCAAACATTGAACAAAGAACTGCAGCCGGTGCATCGTTTTCTAGTTGCATGGAACGATCGAAGTGAGCTCTTGCACTCATTGAAGTGCAGTTCACGGTAGCAACTCCCACTTAATACGTAGCTGGTCGCCATGTACGTAGCCGCCACTGATAAGATCGCTGACGCTTAGCCACTCTGTAAAAAAATAACCAGGCTTATTGCTCGATGCTGCTGGTCTTTGATTAGCTCCCACATCCCGATGCGGTTTGAATTCCTTCACACGTTCTGCACCGTCTTCCGGGTGCATGACAACTGACCTGATGGTGTGTTCGAATGGCCACTGAATGACGTCATCCATTTCACCCTTATGTAGGCAGAAGCAAGCTTTGATTTTGACAGAACTGCCATCTTTATCAAATCTCACTCCAGGCGAAATGCAATAGCCGCGCAGGCATACCTTCTCGCTGTAATACACAGCCAACCCACTACTGATCGCTTTTTCGCGTAGGGAGGAAACGCCTGGCACAAAAAAATCGCACCTTGCAGCTTGTAATTTAGCGAGCCTGAGGATACTGTTAACGCTGTCCAATGTCTTCTCACTGTTTTCTTTCACTTCGTGTTCGACTTGTCCTATGGCAGCTGTGATTTGCAGTAAGCTGTCGCGTGTTTCGTTCAGTTCCTGCTTCAGTGTTTTTTCTAATAAGTCCATGCTTTCGGACATACTGTCAATTGCATTTCTGGGTGTGGCCAAACATTCTCTCACTTCCTCGCTAGAGGAGACGACTTCCTTCCCGCTTTTTCTCACACCCTTTTCACTTTCGCTCGTTCCGACCACTGGTTCTTTCCTCGCCGCTTCCTTCAAAACATCTATGCCTTCACATATTTCGTTTAGTCGGTCGCCATGTGTCGTAATATCTGCAGCCATCCGTTCCAGCGAGTTCCTGATTTCACTCGCCTGCTTTTCAAAGGCTCCGTCCAGAAAAGTTATAAACGCTCTTTCGTCCTTGAAGCCTGCCTGCGCATTGTATTCGGCTTCGAGAGAGACCGCAGTATTGCAAGAGTCCGATTTCAGGTGCGCGATAATGCTGCCGCAATTCACGGTGGCATAACACTTGGGGCAGCAAACGGTGTGGTGCCCACATTCACGCAGGAAATGCTGAATGATCCCGGAAGCAGCAGCCGCATACTGGCATCCACTTGTTTCATTCCAGCACTTAACCTGCAAATATAATAGCGGCGCCGTTGAGAGGAAAACTTAGATCATGCTTCGACAAGTTGAGTTATAGGTATTCCTCCGCTTGGTATAACAAATAATGCTGCGATTTCATATAACTACCAGAATATGCAGCGGCAACGACGGCTAAGCCGTTTAGGCGTTGAGATTTGACACCTAGATCCCGGGATCTAACGCGTACATGGCAGCCCAACTCTATAGAGGGTAAATGAAAAAAACGCCAGTTGagtctgcgatgtcagtgcacgttaaatatgccCAGATAgcggaaattattccggcgcctatcactactgcgtccctcatagcccacgtgtCACCGTGGGACTTAAAGCATACCACAGTCCCCACCACTTGCTTATGCACCCACGGGCACGCGTTATATTTTATATGTTTGCTGCATGTCATCCAGTGTCATGCCAGGACAAAAAGAAAGTAATCTCTTCCAGTGGCAAAGAGACTGAAAATTGCTTCCGTGAAGTCACCAAACACTTTTGTTAAATAGAGAACTGAATTGTGACTAGTCCTGTTATGATAATGTGAAGCTTTTTCTCTTCACACCGAAGCGCTTCACCAGTTGTGGGAGCCGTCTCGCTATTCTTAATTTACAAGGACAAAGTTCTTTTTGAGGGAGCGATGGTGACGCCCATTATCAGCTGCTGCGAAAACtcaaggcgcggttcagatgCCATTCAGATATGCCGATGTGTTGAACCACAATTCGAGCTGTCGCATACACTAaccggcaaaaagaaagaaaaaactgagtGCTTCAAAGGTGCGGAACCGAATGTCGAACGATTGCTTCGGTGGTATGACACAACTTTGATTTCAGTGTTCTTTTTTTACCTTGCCCAGCCGGAAACTTTGGCTGTGGGCGACCGGCGTTGCACTGAACACTTCTAGCGTTCCGTTGAGCGCATCAAAGTGCTCCGGCGTTCAATGCAGAAACCGCTTtcatgccctgcgcatgcgatgtcGGCAGACGCTTTCCTGCTTCACTGAGTCATGGAGTGTGATGTCACGGAGGGAGCacgcagcacacctgggatgcctcctttcctcctctctgcaACGCGGCGACGGAGAGCCCATCTGTTGGAGCTCCTCGCCGCAGCGCGCGCATGCGCAATGCGGCAACTACCCTCCACCTCCACCTTTCTGCAGCGTGGTCGGCGTGCTTAACTACCCTCTATACTACTTTTCTTCGCAGCAGCTGGCACGCGCGGCGTACGCGACTAGAAATATGTATGGCTCTTTAGAGGTCAAATTGCGGAGCCAGAGGTCGTACgcctcagcagccgaacgccctAGTGACGATGCCACTGCAGCGAATTAACATCAAAGCGTAGAACTACCAGATGCGCCAATCTGTCTGCCGTTACAACTTGGCAGTAATCTGTATAACCTGGGAGCTTTCTCATTTAATTTCACAGCGCTACTAGCATCACGATGAGGCTGTAAGACAGAGCTAGTGACACAAATCAAATAAAACATAAAAACCGACTCTACAAACCAAGATAACAAGCCGAAAATACATTAATGGCTATTGTAACAAAGTGAAAACATTCCCGGTAacgtagaataaaaaaaaatcgaaaataaCAATGCTCAAAGCGCTTGCAAAAACAACTGATGAGCTTTTATAAATGATCAAGCATCGGGTGTAAAACCATGATAGCTTTGATCGGCTTCATTCAAGAATTGTGCTCGGAAAGACGGAATTTCCTAAATATATCAGTATGATAGGAGTGATCTTTAACGATTTAAGACGTCATTAAAGAGGATGGGCTCTACAAGGCCCTCAGTACGCGTTTTTGCGAGCACGAGATAATCCTGTATTGAAATCGTTCAAGTTAGCACAGCTTCTGTAAACTGTCTGAAGTTTCACTTTACCCAGATAACACAGAGACGTAGGACAGCTTAACTATGGACAGGCTAATCCAGCCACTTTTGTTCGCACAGCTTCCAGGTTGTAAGGATACATTCACTGTACAACTTGCAAACAATTCATTGATATTCCATGAAAAAGCGAAGGAAAAATTTCCACtccataaatgtttttttttcctttaggcGACTGCCTCTCAGTTATTTTATGTATGTCGAAGTTTCTGCTTGAATTGCTTTACAGTTTCCGAAACGGCATCACTCCACCTAGGATACGGTTCTACAATTATCCCTAGATAATTAAAGCTGCTCAAGTAACAAGAAAGGTGCCATCTATAGCTAGTATAGCATAAGACACATTACAACTTTCGCGTCCGTGTTGTGGCCCATCGCGAACAATTTCTCTCTGAtatgtttggtttcgtttatcggggcttaacgtcccaaagcgacacaggctaagagggacgctttaatgaagggttccggaaatttcgaccacccggggttccttaacgtgcactgacatcgcacagtacacgggcctctacaatttcgcctccttcgaaattcgaccgccgcggccgtgatcgaacccgcgtctttcgggtcagcatcagAGTgcgataaccactcagccaccacggcggctacagTTGCGATTCTTAACATCACACCGCAATATATTTTAGCGCATTACTAAGTGGATAATGGTCGCTTGAAATGTGATTTTCAGCTGGATTGGGCATTAATTAGTAACTAGCTTAATTGTCACGGATAGGGCGTGAATGATAAAACCTCTAAGTATTAAAAACCTAGACCTAAGGACAAATAGATCGTTAGGGACCTTCAAAATAAGTGGTGTAGGATGAGAGCCTACGTCATCAGTTTAAACGCAGACAAATCGACCAGGCAGATAAGATGAGAATAATGTAAAAGACAGATTGTTTATAACAATGGATCTAGTTTTCGTTTAACCTTAGAGTGCGCGTCGCGACCAAAGGCcttttccaactgaaaaaaaaaaaacatatcggttttgcttTACACACTGTTCTCGGACGACAAATTGCGAAATATTTCGAAGAGCGCTGTTCCAGTGAAAACTTCTTTCCGGTACACATTTGGGTCACTTTCTTTGTTTCGCTTACCTCCCTCCTCAGCAGCTCTTCAGCAGGAAAGTCCATGAGAGCGACATCTTCCTCTTCATAGTGGTTGCCGTCCAGCGGGCACGCATGCGAACCATCCCGCCCGCATTGCTCGTAGCAACACTCGCATAACACGTGTGTGCATGGCAGCAGGGCGGTTCTGTTCCTCACCAGGCCACAGGCGCCGCATACCCGATGTGGAGGCAGGGGTTTGACGAACTTCAGGGCCCTCCAGTCCAGTTCAGGGGAAAACCCGACCAGCGTGTACTGCGCGCTTGCAGCAGGCATATCGTTCTCGACGCACGGCTGTTGCACGGAGTGTTGAGGAAATGCCTTTTCCGCCACCGCTCCGCTCGCGATAATGCCTTTTCCTTTTTGTTGTTCAGCGGTTATTGGGACGACAATCACCGGCTTATCGGCTGCCGCTCTAGCCGCGTATGTCGGAGTGCGCGCTGAGCGAAATGTGTCGCCGCTGAAACGCTCTGTCACTCACACGTGTTGATCCCGAGAGGCAAAAAAATATGTGAAACACTCTAGCTGGCGATTGCTTGGGACGCCGCCATCACAAAAAACCGTTCACAAGCTGACCAGCACAGGAATTTCAATAATTTGGAGCCAAAGATATGCTGGACGGGTAGGGGCGTACTTCCTTGATTTTTGCATTCTCACTGCTTCAATTGATAAGTCTTGCTGACGAACAGTAACTAGACTGGATATTCCTCGGAAGCTAACATCACGACTTCCCATTTTATAACGAGCCTATCCCAAACTGTCTTCAtgagtgacgtcatcacaaagCAACGTCGCAAGACCAGTTGTCTCATTAACAATGTCATGTGTCAAGATAAGGCAGGACGGGCTGCGAATCATAAGCTCTCTTATCACGGTTAATTTTTGGTTAAATTCAGTTATGTTAGCTGCGTCGTACGGAGGGCCCTCCAGAGACGAGGGTTCTAACAGAATAAAATAGTATACATCAATATCAAATTACAAACTTAAACAATACCGTAGAAAGAATTCCGAACTTCGACTCTGCGCGTTGTGATGAGAAATACGTAATACAAAGTGCCCGTCAGCGAAACATGCGTATCGTTGCATCTTGTTATAACGAGGTGAAAGTGGCCCCACGATCCGACATTAGAGCCTCAATCATTAAATCAGCAAACTGTTTCCATTTATCCTTAGGCATAGTttttaagctataacttcattaCATAACGTCACCATCGGAGTGGATCGCAGTTTAAAACAGCTATAAAATAAACGAAACATCTGCGGGTAGGTTTTCCGAAAGTGACATTTATTTCCGCGCCCAAGCTGTCTTCACCATCAAGAGGAGTCTTGAGAGTCGACCGAGCGTGTCACATCGGCAGTGCTGGCCTGCGCAGTAAACAGTTGGACCCCAATGTTGTCGATTAACGCGGTGGCTCTACCCTAGTCCGCCGTGCTGAATCTCCAAGGGTAACGAATGTCCAATTTTTATGATTTAGTTTTAAACTGTCTGAAAGTTTATTCTGTTAACCTTTCCCCGCCCAGTGCCACAATTTCGCGGCAAGCTTTTTTCTTGCCCTAACTTGTTACCGCGCTAAGCCTGCGTACTAATCGGTGGTAATTAAGCGTATTCTCAGTAGCAATCACTTGGCGACCAAAACGTTAGGTGCTGCTGTCTGTATAAAATGAGTTCACGAATTTGAGACATCTAGGAAAGAGTTGAGCGACGCCTCGTTTCTATTTTTGTGCAATTTTTTGCGAGAAAGATAGGAAGCATTGTCTGGTTAAATATTTATTAGGTGCCCCAGAAGTTTCCAGGTTTGAACAATGCTTTCGCGACAGATGAACAAACTTGTAACGTTCACTTTTGTATGTGGGTACATTAGCTAACACAATGTCGAGCTCATAATTTTCTTCCTCAATTCTTTCTTAACCAGGTATCCGACGGTTACACGTGAAGCAGGCAGTCGAAAAAGTGCCGAGTTAAAAGACATATTCTTAGCCAACTGAATAAAATTTTCTGTTACGATCATTGAAATTAAAGGGCCTGAAAAacggttttgttgttgttgttgttgttgacctatGTAAGATGTTTAtcttcattcttttctttcatGATACGCAGGCCGACTGGAAAAATGAAGATGTCACAATTGGTACAGGAGAAGATTgctttatgggggcttaacgtaccaaagcgactgagactgaaggacgccgtagttaaaggctccggaattttcgaccacctggggctctttaacgagcactgacatcgcacagcacacaggcgactagaatttcgcctccatcgaagttcgtcGGCTGCGTTCGGGATAGGAACAAGAATAGACAAAAGTTTTGCACATATGTACTCCTTCCCGCTATTCTGCATTGGTTCACAAACCACTACATTTATGAGTCAGCAACAAAGGCATTACAAGCATGTAGCACTCAAATGCTGCATAATAACATTTAGCACGAGCTGCATTCTATACGTGCCATTCAACAGATTTCTTTTAACGCAAACGCATTACTACTGCTTTTACGAAAAAGACGccagcgtgtgtatgtgtgtgtgtgtgtactcgcagatggcagAGAAAATCCCCAGCGATGGCATGAAAAATGAGCTGACGTCATCAAGTAGCCGCATGACCTACACCGCAAGCTGGACACCCCACTTCAGACAACCCTTTACATGTTGTCCGTCTACATATACTCTCCACTGGACTACTTCCATGTGGAGCTAGTTTTCCAGACATTCATTCCAAAATTGTGGCCCAAGATTTTGTCAGTGTTCCGGGTGGCGTCATACGATTTTTAGGTGCGTATAACTTGCATGTGCCAGTCAAGTCGGAGGCCAGCTTGTGGCAGGGATGCAAACCGCTGACGTATGCACCTTCACTGGTATGTCTTAGTATAAAAACTGATTCCACCGTTCGCCGTTATTTATTCAGGGATTACTGCAGCGCCTGAAGGCACTGTTGCAGGGGAGACGTACAACAAAATCAAGCATTACAAGTGCCATTGTCAGTTCAGGTAATGTTACTATTCTAAGAACACATGGAACAGCCataaacaacgcttgcgtattcAATTATGCATTTTTAGGATGAAATTAGTTTATGAATAAATGCGTGAAACACTTCCAGAGATGTGAAGACATCGATGTTTTTAGGCAGCTTGTGCCACACAGAGATGACATACGGAAAGAAAAACTTCTGATAAGCGTTAGTTCGACAACTAGTGTCTTGTACCTCAAAAGCGTGACCACAATTGGGCAGAACACACACAGCTTATCAATCCAGGTTTTATCGAAATGGTGTTGAACTTTCTTTATTTACTGCGTAGGCGCTTAGTACACAGAAGTTCCGAGCCAAAAGATGCCTTCATTGCTGAAACGCTGCATCGATTATTGTCACTGGTGACAATACGAGCAACACGGTACTGTACGCGTTCAAAACTAACTGCTAACGCAGCCATGCGTGGATCCCATACCCGCTGGCATAGTCAATAATGGGTCTAATTTGTTTGTGGTACAGCAGTTTTTACTTTCGCTTGGGTCTCCGGAAGGTGACCCTCCTATTCACCTAGATCCACACGGgaatcaacccccccccccccccccattccttcTGTCCCTGCACCCACCCATTCGACACCCTTACCCCCATCCGCTTCTaatgcccggcggatcctccccgtTTGGGCCTGGAGCACCTGACCGGCTGGAAGGAATAGGACACCCTGTTGTGCTCCGCGGACACGGGCAAGGAGCAGAAAATCAACGGACCGGGCCGCTGCTGACATGGACTATCATGAATGTCTGGGTGCAGGGCCCTGGGGCCTACGGCATCTAAAACCCTTGATGATGACTTCAGGCTCCACGGCACATACGCACGGCGGGGGATGGGGCAGGGTGCATTGCAAaaacaaacgcactcatggagaAGGAGTGAAGGATTTGGACAATTTTCTGTCTTATACTAGAATGCGTAGAAAATGAAAATAttggaaacaaaagaaaaagtagGGAATTCTCATTCTTGCAGGCGAATTTACCGGATGTAATTATATATTCGTGAATATAAGCGCACACACCCTTCCTCCAATGAAGGGTCCTCCTCACCCTCCATATGGGTGGTGTCAAACGCGTGTGCGTGTGTCACACATCGCGCCACCGGAATCGGTGCACAGTGGATCACACTGCCTCATGCCTTAGCATTCACGCACGTAAGCAGCCCTAAGCATCTCTGCCCACTTTTTCAGCTTTGTTTCCACCGCAGTGGGTATGC
The genomic region above belongs to Amblyomma americanum isolate KBUSLIRL-KWMA chromosome 9, ASM5285725v1, whole genome shotgun sequence and contains:
- the LOC144104039 gene encoding TNF receptor-associated factor 6-B-like isoform X1 codes for the protein MPAASAQYTLVGFSPELDWRALKFVKPLPPHRVCGACGLVRNRTALLPCTHVLCECCYEQCGRDGSHACPLDGNHYEEEDVALMDFPAEELLRREVKCWNETSGCQYAAAASGIIQHFLRECGHHTVCCPKCYATVNCGSIIAHLKSDSCNTAVSLEAEYNAQAGFKDERAFITFLDGAFEKQASEIRNSLERMAADITTHGDRLNEICEGIDVLKEAARKEPVVGTSESEKGVRKSGKEVVSSSEEVRECLATPRNAIDSMSESMDLLEKTLKQELNETRDSLLQITAAIGQVEHEVKENSEKTLDSVNSILRLAKLQAARCDFFVPGVSSLREKAISSGLAVYYSEKVCLRGYCISPGVRFDKDGSSVKIKACFCLHKGEMDDVIQWPFEHTIRSVVMHPEDGAERVKEFKPHRDVGANQRPAASSNKPGYFFTEWLSVSDLISGGYVHGDQLRIKWELLP
- the LOC144104039 gene encoding RING finger protein 151-like isoform X2, whose product is MPAASAQYTLVGFSPELDWRALKFVKPLPPHRVCGACGLVRNRTALLPCTHVLCECCYEQCGRDGSHACPLDGNHYEEEDVALMDFPAEELLRREVRCWNEDSGAKL